A genomic segment from Nodularia sphaerocarpa UHCC 0038 encodes:
- the crtH gene encoding carotenoid isomerase, with protein MSPSLNPAFDVIVIGSGIGGLVTATQLAAKGAQVLVLESYLIPGGSSGYFERQGYRFDVGASMIFGFGEKGTTNLLTRALDAVNVSQETILDPVQIHYHLPNQLNLKVERVYEKFLQNLIAYFPHEETGIRRFYDECWKVFNCLNSMDLLSLEEPRYLLRTFLQHPLACLGLVKYLPQNVGDVARRYIKDPELLKFIDIECYCWSVVTADMTPMINAGMVFSDRHYGGVHYPKGGVGQIAQKLVAGLEKAGGKIEYQARVTKIITEKGQAVGVQLANGKIYRGQRIVSNATRWDTFTKLLPVEKTPANERKWQQSYEKSPSFLSLHIGVEAAVLPHGTECHHIILEDWQQMTAPAGTLFVSIPTLLDPDLAPEGYHIIHAFTPNWIDDWQGMSPSEYEAKKEAAAWQIIDRLEQIFPGLDAGLDYLEVGTPRTHQRFLGREDGTYGPIPRRKLRGLLSMPFNRTAIPGLYCVGDSTFPGQGLNAVAFSGFACAHRIAVDLGLNNA; from the coding sequence ATGTCTCCATCCCTGAATCCTGCATTTGATGTAATTGTGATTGGCTCTGGAATTGGCGGTTTAGTCACAGCAACCCAGCTAGCAGCCAAAGGCGCTCAAGTCCTGGTACTAGAAAGCTATTTAATTCCAGGAGGTAGTTCCGGCTATTTTGAACGCCAGGGTTATCGATTTGACGTTGGAGCCTCAATGATTTTCGGATTTGGCGAAAAAGGTACAACCAACTTACTCACCCGCGCTCTCGACGCTGTGAACGTCAGCCAAGAAACAATTCTTGATCCTGTACAGATTCACTATCACTTGCCCAACCAATTAAACTTAAAAGTTGAGCGAGTTTATGAGAAATTCTTACAAAATCTTATTGCTTATTTTCCCCATGAAGAAACAGGGATTCGTCGCTTTTATGACGAGTGCTGGAAAGTATTTAACTGTCTCAACAGCATGGATTTGCTGTCACTAGAAGAACCTCGGTATTTGCTGCGGACATTTTTGCAGCATCCTTTAGCCTGTCTGGGTTTAGTCAAATACCTCCCTCAAAATGTCGGGGATGTAGCGCGACGCTATATCAAAGACCCGGAATTATTGAAATTTATTGATATAGAATGTTATTGCTGGTCAGTTGTAACTGCTGACATGACCCCCATGATTAATGCCGGGATGGTGTTTTCAGATAGGCATTATGGCGGAGTTCACTATCCCAAAGGCGGCGTAGGACAAATTGCCCAAAAATTAGTAGCAGGTTTAGAAAAAGCTGGAGGTAAGATTGAGTACCAAGCCAGAGTCACAAAAATCATCACAGAAAAGGGTCAAGCCGTCGGTGTGCAGTTAGCTAATGGTAAAATTTATCGTGGTCAACGGATAGTTTCTAATGCCACACGTTGGGATACTTTTACAAAATTATTACCTGTAGAGAAAACACCAGCTAATGAAAGAAAATGGCAACAAAGCTATGAAAAGTCGCCCAGTTTTCTGAGTTTGCATATAGGAGTAGAAGCAGCAGTATTGCCTCATGGGACAGAATGCCATCATATAATTCTGGAAGATTGGCAACAAATGACAGCACCAGCAGGCACACTTTTCGTTTCCATTCCCACATTGCTTGATCCAGATTTAGCACCAGAGGGATATCATATCATTCATGCCTTTACACCTAACTGGATTGATGATTGGCAAGGAATGTCCCCCAGTGAGTATGAAGCGAAGAAAGAAGCAGCAGCTTGGCAAATTATCGACCGACTAGAACAGATTTTTCCGGGTTTAGATGCTGGCTTAGATTATTTAGAAGTGGGGACACCCCGCACCCATCAACGCTTTTTAGGGCGTGAGGACGGTACTTATGGTCCAATTCCTCGGCGCAAGTTACGGGGATTATTAAGTATGCCATTTAATCGTACAGCCATTCCCGGACTTTATTGTGTGGGGGACAGTACTTTTCCTGGACAGGGGTTAAACGCGGTGGCTTTTTCTGGTTTTGCTTGCGCCCATCGCATAGCTGTAGATTTGGGGTTGAATAATGCTTAA
- a CDS encoding 1-aminocyclopropane-1-carboxylate deaminase/D-cysteine desulfhydrase, translating into MSSFFLPPLTQPIENEITRRAGVELSVLRLDSMHPLVNGNKWFKLKYNLLEAKQQNLTTLLTFGGAYSNHIFATAAAGHLFGFRTIGVIRGEERLPLNPTLSFATQQGMQLVYLNRETYRQKHTEDFHGFGEVLIIPEGGSNLNGVRGCTEIVSDAGDFDTICLACGTGTTLAGIALSLNQGQRVIGFPVLKKGEFLAQEIDNLLRNYLDSGLPALNSSPAPWELMCDYHFGGYAKVNDDLLMFRNQFEQEQGIPLDYVYTAKMFYGVMDLLKGGVFAKGDRLLLVHTGGLQGNIGMETRL; encoded by the coding sequence ATGTCCTCATTCTTCCTTCCGCCCTTGACCCAGCCCATAGAAAACGAGATTACCCGCCGCGCTGGTGTAGAATTATCCGTGCTGCGCCTCGATTCTATGCACCCATTGGTTAACGGTAACAAATGGTTCAAATTGAAATATAACCTGTTGGAGGCCAAGCAGCAAAATTTGACAACTTTGCTGACGTTTGGGGGTGCTTATTCTAACCACATCTTTGCTACCGCCGCCGCCGGTCATCTCTTCGGTTTTCGCACTATTGGAGTGATTCGTGGAGAGGAAAGATTACCACTCAACCCGACGCTGAGTTTTGCTACACAGCAAGGTATGCAGCTTGTCTACCTGAATCGCGAAACTTACCGACAAAAGCACACAGAAGACTTCCACGGTTTCGGTGAGGTGTTGATTATTCCTGAAGGTGGTAGCAACTTGAATGGCGTGCGGGGTTGTACAGAAATAGTTAGCGATGCAGGGGATTTTGATACTATCTGCTTGGCTTGTGGTACAGGTACGACACTAGCGGGTATTGCACTTTCGCTCAATCAAGGACAACGAGTGATTGGTTTTCCTGTGCTGAAAAAGGGGGAATTTCTCGCTCAGGAAATCGACAATTTGCTGAGGAATTATCTTGATTCTGGGCTACCTGCACTAAATTCTTCTCCAGCACCTTGGGAATTGATGTGTGATTATCACTTTGGTGGTTATGCAAAGGTTAATGATGATCTGCTCATGTTCAGGAACCAATTTGAACAGGAACAGGGGATACCTCTCGATTACGTATATACCGCAAAAATGTTTTATGGAGTCATGGATTTACTCAAGGGGGGAGTTTTTGCGAAAGGCGATCGCTTGTTACTAGTACACACAGGTGGCTTGCAAGGTAATATCGGTATGGAAACGCGACTGTAA
- the purT gene encoding formate-dependent phosphoribosylglycinamide formyltransferase has protein sequence MNNSIKLPQKLMLLGSGELGKEFVIAAQRLGNYVIAVDRYANAPAMQVADCSEVISMLSADELEAIVNKHKPDFIIPEIEAIRTEKLLEFEQRGITVIPTAAATNYTMNRDRIRELAYQELGIRTAKYGYASTLEELIAVSEQIGFPNVVKPVMSSSGKGQSVLQVQGEVEEAWNYAIANSRGDSQKVIVEEFINFEIEITLLTIKQWNAPTIFCSPIGHRQERGDYQESWQPAGIAEDKILEAQAIATKVTDALGGAGIFGVEFFITKDEVIFSELSPRPHDTGMVTLISQNLNEFELHLRAILGLPIPHIELLGASASAVILADKKSDTVAFTGVAEALSVTNVDIKLFGKPSAHPYRRMGVALAKGDHILEAREKAKRAANQVKMI, from the coding sequence ATGAATAATTCAATTAAGCTCCCCCAAAAATTAATGCTGTTGGGTTCAGGCGAACTCGGCAAGGAATTTGTGATTGCTGCTCAACGTCTGGGTAATTATGTGATTGCTGTTGACCGCTACGCCAATGCTCCAGCTATGCAGGTGGCTGATTGTTCTGAAGTAATTTCGATGCTGAGTGCTGATGAATTAGAAGCTATTGTAAATAAGCATAAGCCTGATTTTATTATACCAGAAATTGAAGCGATTAGAACAGAAAAGTTACTGGAATTTGAACAACGCGGGATAACTGTCATCCCCACGGCGGCGGCAACTAACTATACCATGAATCGCGATAGAATCAGGGAATTAGCATATCAAGAGTTAGGCATTAGAACTGCTAAATATGGTTATGCTTCTACTTTAGAAGAATTGATTGCTGTTTCTGAGCAAATTGGTTTTCCTAATGTTGTCAAACCTGTGATGTCTTCTTCTGGTAAAGGTCAATCTGTTCTCCAAGTTCAGGGTGAAGTTGAGGAGGCTTGGAATTATGCGATCGCCAATTCTAGAGGTGATAGTCAAAAAGTAATTGTTGAAGAATTTATTAACTTTGAAATAGAGATAACTTTACTAACCATTAAGCAGTGGAATGCACCGACTATTTTCTGTTCTCCTATTGGTCATCGTCAAGAAAGAGGCGATTATCAAGAGTCTTGGCAACCAGCAGGTATTGCTGAAGACAAAATATTAGAAGCTCAAGCCATAGCTACTAAAGTTACCGATGCTTTGGGGGGAGCAGGAATATTTGGTGTAGAGTTTTTTATCACCAAGGATGAAGTGATTTTTTCCGAACTTTCTCCCAGACCCCATGATACTGGAATGGTAACATTAATCTCGCAAAATCTCAATGAATTTGAATTACATTTACGGGCTATTTTAGGTTTACCAATTCCGCATATAGAACTGTTGGGGGCTTCAGCTAGTGCAGTAATTTTAGCTGATAAAAAGTCTGATACGGTGGCTTTTACAGGTGTCGCTGAGGCTTTATCCGTTACTAATGTAGATATTAAACTATTTGGCAAACCTAGCGCTCATCCTTATCGGCGTATGGGGGTGGCTTTGGCTAAGGGTGATCATATTTTGGAGGCGCGGGAGAAGGCTAAAAGGGCTGCTAATCAGGTGAAGATGATTTAA
- a CDS encoding acetolactate synthase large subunit, translated as MNTAELLVQCLENEGVQYVFGLPGEENLHVLEALKHSSIKFITTRHEQGAAFMADVYGRLTGKAGVCLSTLGPGATNLMTGVADANLDGAPLVAITGQVGTDRMHIESHQYLDLVAMFAPVTKWNKQIVRPSITPEVVRKAFKRSQTEKPGAVHIDLPENIAAMPVEGKPLRKDNIEKSYASFACIRAAAAAISQAVNPIILVGNGAIRAHASDAVTQFATQMNMPVVNTFMGKGVIPYTHPLALWSVGLQQRDFITCGFDHTDLVIAIGYDLIEFSPKKWNPEGTIPIIHIAANSAEIDSSYIPNVEVLGDISDSLNEILKLADRQSKPNPYAISLRENIRADYEQYANDDGFPIKPQKLIYDLRQVMGPDDIVISDVGAHKMWIARHYHCHSPNTCLISNGFAAMGIAIPGALAAKLVSPHRKVVAATGDGGFMMNCQELETALRVGTPFVTLIFNDGGYGLIEWKQENQFGKGNSSFVHFGNPDFVKLAESMGLKGYRVESATDFIPILKEALAQDVPAVIDCPVDYRENHRFSQKANELNCEA; from the coding sequence ATGAATACAGCTGAATTGTTGGTGCAGTGTCTGGAAAATGAAGGGGTACAATATGTTTTTGGTCTTCCTGGTGAAGAAAACCTGCACGTTTTAGAAGCACTGAAACATTCTTCCATTAAATTTATTACTACGCGTCATGAACAAGGCGCAGCATTTATGGCGGATGTCTACGGACGTTTAACTGGAAAAGCCGGAGTCTGCCTTTCTACTCTTGGCCCTGGTGCCACCAACTTAATGACTGGAGTCGCAGATGCTAACCTAGATGGTGCGCCCTTAGTGGCAATTACTGGTCAAGTGGGAACAGATAGAATGCACATTGAATCCCATCAATATTTGGATTTGGTGGCAATGTTTGCCCCAGTTACTAAGTGGAATAAACAGATTGTTAGACCTAGTATTACACCAGAAGTAGTCCGCAAAGCCTTCAAGCGATCGCAAACCGAAAAACCCGGTGCAGTCCACATAGATTTACCAGAAAATATTGCTGCTATGCCTGTAGAAGGTAAGCCGTTGCGAAAAGATAACATCGAAAAAAGCTATGCTTCCTTTGCTTGTATTCGCGCAGCTGCGGCAGCAATTTCACAAGCAGTTAACCCCATTATCCTAGTAGGTAATGGAGCAATTCGCGCTCATGCCAGTGATGCAGTTACGCAATTTGCCACCCAAATGAATATGCCTGTGGTGAATACATTCATGGGTAAAGGCGTAATTCCTTATACTCATCCCTTGGCTTTATGGTCAGTGGGACTACAGCAAAGAGATTTCATTACCTGTGGTTTTGATCATACAGATTTGGTAATTGCTATTGGCTATGATTTAATCGAATTTTCCCCGAAAAAATGGAATCCAGAAGGCACTATTCCCATTATTCATATTGCAGCAAATTCGGCGGAAATTGACAGCAGTTATATTCCTAATGTCGAAGTTTTGGGGGATATTTCCGATTCCCTGAATGAAATTTTAAAATTAGCAGATAGACAGAGTAAACCTAATCCCTATGCTATCAGCTTGCGGGAAAATATTCGTGCTGATTACGAACAGTATGCTAACGATGATGGATTTCCCATTAAACCGCAAAAATTAATTTATGACTTACGGCAGGTAATGGGACCAGATGATATTGTCATTTCTGATGTTGGCGCACATAAAATGTGGATTGCCAGACATTATCATTGTCATAGTCCTAATACTTGCTTAATTTCTAATGGTTTTGCAGCAATGGGGATTGCGATTCCTGGTGCTTTAGCCGCAAAACTGGTTTCTCCTCACCGTAAAGTTGTAGCAGCGACTGGCGACGGTGGCTTTATGATGAATTGTCAGGAATTAGAAACAGCCTTGCGTGTCGGTACTCCCTTTGTCACCTTAATATTTAATGATGGTGGCTATGGGTTAATTGAGTGGAAGCAAGAAAATCAATTTGGCAAAGGTAATTCATCCTTTGTCCATTTTGGTAATCCTGATTTTGTCAAATTAGCCGAAAGCATGGGTTTAAAAGGTTACAGAGTTGAATCTGCGACAGACTTCATCCCCATACTCAAGGAAGCCCTCGCCCAAGATGTACCTGCTGTCATCGATTGTCCCGTAGACTACCGCGAAAATCACCGCTTTAGTCAAAAAGCTAATGAGTTGAACTGCGAAGCTTAA
- the aroB gene encoding 3-dehydroquinate synthase, which produces MTSVINVNLPQQSYEIAIAPSSLDQLGQQMASLNLGKKVLVVSNPSIFKHYGEAAIESLKSAGFEVATYNLPPGERYKTLNSIQKLYDIALENRLERSSTMVALGGGVIGDMTGFAAATWLRGINVVQVPTTLLAMVDSAIGGKTGVNHPQGKNLIGAFHQPRLVLISPETLKTLPMREFRAGMAEVIKYGVIWDAELFAEMEATKHLNQLRYIKPEFIEYILTRSCQAKADVVGKDEKEGGLRAILNYGHTIGHAVESLTGYRLLKHGEAVAIGMVAAGQIAVELGMWQQEDTERQNALIQKAGLPTQLPEGIDIEAIIDALQLDKKVKAGKVRFVLPTQIGAVKVTDEVPSETIRRVLQSM; this is translated from the coding sequence ATGACTTCTGTAATTAATGTAAATCTACCGCAGCAGTCCTATGAGATTGCGATCGCACCTTCAAGCTTAGACCAACTAGGTCAACAAATGGCTAGTCTGAACCTAGGCAAAAAGGTATTAGTTGTTTCTAATCCCAGTATTTTTAAGCATTACGGCGAAGCTGCGATAGAATCTCTAAAATCGGCTGGTTTTGAAGTAGCTACTTACAACCTCCCACCAGGGGAACGCTACAAAACCCTCAACTCTATTCAAAAACTTTACGATATTGCTTTAGAAAATCGCCTAGAACGTTCCTCTACAATGGTAGCCTTGGGGGGAGGTGTAATTGGTGATATGACAGGCTTTGCTGCCGCCACTTGGCTAAGAGGCATTAATGTCGTGCAAGTACCTACGACTCTTTTAGCAATGGTAGATTCAGCAATTGGTGGCAAAACTGGAGTAAATCATCCCCAGGGCAAAAATTTAATTGGGGCTTTTCATCAGCCGCGTTTGGTATTAATTAGCCCAGAAACACTGAAAACTCTGCCGATGCGTGAATTTCGTGCCGGCATGGCAGAGGTGATTAAATACGGTGTGATTTGGGACGCTGAATTATTTGCCGAGATGGAAGCAACTAAACATCTGAATCAACTCCGCTATATCAAGCCGGAATTTATAGAATACATATTAACTCGTTCTTGTCAAGCCAAAGCCGATGTAGTCGGCAAGGATGAAAAAGAAGGCGGACTACGAGCAATTCTCAACTATGGACACACCATTGGTCACGCCGTAGAAAGCTTAACAGGTTATCGTTTACTCAAGCATGGCGAAGCTGTGGCCATTGGCATGGTAGCAGCCGGACAGATTGCTGTGGAACTAGGAATGTGGCAACAGGAAGATACAGAAAGGCAAAATGCCCTAATTCAAAAAGCTGGTTTACCCACTCAGCTACCAGAAGGTATAGATATTGAAGCGATTATTGATGCATTACAACTAGATAAGAAAGTCAAAGCAGGTAAAGTCAGGTTTGTTTTACCGACACAAATAGGTGCAGTGAAAGTTACCGATGAAGTACCATCTGAGACTATCCGGCGGGTGTTGCAGAGTATGTAA
- a CDS encoding class I SAM-dependent methyltransferase, producing MPDKINTNLNFGEDSIDPFDQSDENLWVKIEHLGRYLFAADYLRQFKLTCVADIACGVGYGIRELEKIADLVIGVDGNSDLLKQAAKQCNNSQTKFVQHNLEQPALLADKTYAKIDAIVSFETLEHLINPTSLLEQFSELLSPGGLLICSVPNVLYEPRDNAGLPTNSCHKQFFNYQSLSRLLADNGLRVNYRVGQGWSNILFKRETQLLRNRSIPQRLGEYSSLSFPEIIRHLSYLIAYPTVEDVDASYSLIIVGQKIK from the coding sequence TTGCCAGATAAAATCAATACTAACCTCAACTTTGGCGAAGATTCTATCGATCCATTTGATCAAAGCGACGAGAATTTATGGGTGAAAATTGAGCATTTAGGACGTTATTTATTCGCCGCCGATTACCTCCGTCAATTTAAACTAACTTGCGTTGCTGATATTGCTTGTGGCGTGGGCTATGGAATCCGCGAACTAGAGAAAATTGCTGATTTAGTCATTGGTGTAGACGGAAATTCGGATCTGCTCAAACAGGCAGCAAAACAGTGTAATAATTCTCAAACAAAATTTGTTCAACATAACTTAGAACAACCTGCTTTGTTAGCAGATAAAACTTATGCAAAGATTGATGCAATTGTTAGTTTTGAAACCTTGGAACATCTGATTAATCCTACCAGTCTTTTAGAGCAGTTTTCTGAACTTTTGTCACCAGGTGGATTGCTCATCTGCTCGGTTCCTAATGTTTTATACGAACCTCGCGACAATGCTGGTTTACCGACTAATTCTTGTCATAAACAGTTTTTTAATTATCAATCGCTTTCTCGCTTACTTGCAGATAATGGCTTGAGAGTGAATTATCGAGTCGGTCAGGGCTGGTCAAATATTTTATTTAAGCGGGAAACTCAACTTTTACGAAATCGCTCAATTCCACAACGATTGGGAGAATATTCCAGCTTGAGTTTCCCAGAAATTATTCGTCACCTCTCTTACCTCATTGCTTACCCAACAGTTGAAGATGTAGATGCTTCCTACTCTTTGATTATTGTTGGGCAAAAGATAAAGTAA
- a CDS encoding pyridoxamine 5'-phosphate oxidase family protein has product MAKVFDCITEELQEFIASQQIFFVGSAPLSATGHVNLSPKGLESFRILSAHQVAYLDLTGSGNEVSAHLQENGRITFMFCAFEEPPRILRLYGQGYTILPSHPDWNSLYSLFPQIPGTRQIIVADIERVQTSCGMGVPLYEYKGQRQSLVNWASKKGEQGIQEYQQQKNIISIDGLSTPLNKS; this is encoded by the coding sequence ATGGCTAAAGTGTTTGACTGTATTACTGAAGAATTGCAAGAATTTATTGCTAGTCAACAGATTTTTTTTGTTGGTTCTGCACCTCTGAGCGCTACAGGTCATGTTAACCTGTCTCCTAAGGGGTTGGAATCTTTTCGCATCCTCTCGGCTCATCAAGTAGCTTACCTGGATCTTACAGGTAGTGGTAACGAAGTTTCAGCCCACTTGCAGGAAAATGGGCGAATCACTTTCATGTTTTGTGCCTTTGAGGAACCCCCACGTATCTTGCGCCTCTACGGTCAGGGATATACAATTTTACCAAGTCACCCTGACTGGAACAGTTTGTACTCTTTATTTCCCCAGATACCAGGAACTCGTCAAATTATTGTCGCTGATATTGAACGGGTGCAAACTTCTTGTGGTATGGGTGTCCCACTCTATGAATATAAGGGTCAAAGGCAGTCTTTGGTTAACTGGGCAAGTAAAAAAGGTGAACAGGGAATCCAAGAATATCAACAACAAAAGAATATAATCAGCATTGATGGTTTATCAACTCCACTGAATAAGTCTTGA
- a CDS encoding DUF1176 domain-containing protein: MHTTKVIVSLTAILASSLMSCASFTESKLSQSLQTPDSSNTETSPPKPQPELTPDSTSPVSDKSSPTSETILNEVISRQKSLQVCNFEFDSEAARKSSQVYTNNQGQHLVQLLCFMAAYQGAFTFLEVDTTQPELKIKPLELEVAGFPQFDSKTKILSNAYKFTGAGTCIQETQHYWNGDGLRLVSSQLIDQVPNGCQEAGARSPSANQLITPKNVGSAKLSMTLGELKQVLGEGATFEPTPLGVDAGEGIKVTQDGNVQYLLGFAQGKPITNNSQITMITVENPNYRTSAGVGAGTPLKEAITAYGQATLSYNLNNEGREYIKFARGLGADTGVLIRSNQWTITEFAGIYPDPQSEFNQTQKYQDHAAIGSITIRQ; this comes from the coding sequence ATGCATACAACTAAAGTAATTGTCTCATTAACTGCCATTCTTGCCTCTAGTCTCATGTCTTGTGCATCTTTCACAGAGTCGAAATTATCTCAATCTTTGCAAACACCCGACTCTAGTAATACTGAAACTTCTCCCCCAAAACCCCAGCCAGAGTTAACACCAGATAGCACATCTCCGGTTTCTGATAAAAGTAGCCCCACATCAGAAACTATTTTGAATGAGGTGATTAGCCGTCAGAAAAGTTTACAGGTTTGCAATTTTGAGTTTGATTCAGAGGCAGCACGGAAATCCTCACAAGTCTATACTAATAATCAGGGTCAGCACCTAGTACAGCTACTTTGTTTTATGGCTGCTTATCAGGGCGCATTCACTTTTCTGGAAGTAGATACCACCCAGCCGGAACTTAAAATTAAGCCTCTAGAATTAGAAGTTGCTGGATTTCCGCAATTTGACTCCAAGACAAAGATTCTATCCAACGCTTATAAATTTACTGGCGCTGGGACTTGTATTCAAGAAACTCAACACTATTGGAATGGTGACGGACTCAGGTTAGTTAGTTCTCAGCTAATAGATCAAGTCCCTAATGGTTGTCAAGAAGCAGGCGCGCGATCGCCCTCAGCCAACCAGCTAATCACTCCTAAAAATGTCGGTTCTGCTAAACTTAGTATGACTTTAGGAGAACTTAAACAAGTTTTAGGTGAGGGTGCAACATTTGAACCAACTCCTCTGGGGGTTGATGCAGGAGAAGGAATTAAGGTAACTCAGGATGGAAATGTGCAGTACCTGTTGGGTTTCGCACAGGGAAAGCCCATCACAAATAACTCTCAAATTACCATGATTACAGTTGAGAACCCCAATTACAGAACAAGTGCTGGGGTAGGCGCAGGTACTCCACTTAAAGAAGCGATTACAGCCTACGGACAGGCGACTTTATCCTACAACTTAAATAATGAAGGACGAGAGTATATTAAATTTGCACGGGGACTAGGTGCAGATACAGGGGTATTAATCAGATCGAATCAGTGGACAATTACAGAATTTGCTGGAATTTATCCTGACCCCCAAAGTGAATTCAACCAAACCCAAAAGTACCAAGATCATGCAGCTATTGGTTCAATTACCATTAGGCAGTGA
- a CDS encoding NAD-dependent succinate-semialdehyde dehydrogenase, whose translation MAIATINPATGETIKVFEPLKDAEIASKLDLAGQTFEQYRKTSFSERSQWLEKAAIILQQEKADFAKIMTLEMGKTYKAAIAEVEKCALVCNYYAEHAPTFLADVPIKTDASHSFVRYHPMGVILAVMPWNFPFWQVFRFAAPTLMAGNVGLLKHASNVPQCALAIADIIHRAGFPQGAFQTLLIGAAKVADLMADDRVKAATLTGSEPAGASLASVAGKQIKKTVLELGGSDPFIVLESADLETAVATATSARMLNNGQSCIAAKRFIIAEAIAPEFEKLLLDKFQALKVGDPMQPDTDLGPLATPDLLQDLHQQVQTAVKSGGKVLTGGHPFADRPGNFYPPTIITDIPLDSAIAQEEFFGPVALLFRVPDIDAAIQLANDTPFGLGASAWTNNDQERDRLIEEIEAGAVFINSMVKSDPSLPFGGIKRSGYGRELSIQGIHEFVNLKTVWVQ comes from the coding sequence ATGGCTATCGCCACCATTAATCCCGCCACTGGGGAGACAATTAAAGTCTTTGAGCCGCTCAAGGATGCAGAAATTGCCTCTAAACTGGATTTGGCTGGTCAGACTTTTGAACAGTACCGTAAGACGAGTTTTTCTGAGCGATCGCAATGGCTAGAAAAAGCTGCAATAATTTTACAGCAAGAAAAAGCCGATTTTGCTAAAATAATGACCCTGGAAATGGGTAAAACTTATAAAGCAGCGATCGCAGAAGTCGAAAAATGCGCCCTGGTTTGTAACTATTACGCCGAACACGCACCAACTTTCCTGGCTGATGTCCCAATCAAAACCGATGCCAGCCATAGCTTTGTGCGCTATCACCCTATGGGCGTAATTCTCGCTGTCATGCCGTGGAATTTCCCTTTTTGGCAAGTTTTTCGTTTTGCCGCACCAACGCTGATGGCGGGCAATGTCGGCTTACTTAAACACGCTTCCAATGTGCCGCAGTGCGCCTTAGCAATTGCAGATATTATTCATCGGGCTGGTTTTCCCCAAGGCGCTTTTCAAACACTGTTAATCGGTGCGGCTAAAGTTGCTGATTTAATGGCTGATGACCGGGTAAAAGCTGCTACCTTAACCGGAAGCGAACCCGCCGGTGCATCCCTCGCCTCTGTTGCTGGTAAACAAATTAAAAAAACTGTTTTGGAATTGGGAGGTAGTGACCCGTTTATTGTCTTAGAAAGTGCTGATTTAGAGACAGCAGTTGCTACAGCTACTTCAGCCAGGATGTTGAATAATGGGCAGTCATGTATAGCAGCGAAACGGTTTATTATTGCAGAGGCGATCGCACCTGAATTTGAAAAGCTACTGTTAGATAAATTTCAGGCGCTGAAAGTCGGCGATCCCATGCAACCAGATACTGATTTAGGTCCACTAGCAACCCCTGATCTTCTCCAAGATTTACACCAACAAGTACAAACAGCCGTTAAAAGTGGCGGTAAAGTCCTCACTGGTGGACATCCTTTCGCAGATCGTCCCGGTAACTTTTACCCGCCGACGATTATTACAGATATTCCTCTAGATAGTGCGATCGCACAGGAAGAATTTTTTGGACCAGTAGCATTATTATTCCGTGTACCGGATATTGATGCAGCGATTCAACTGGCTAATGATACACCTTTTGGTTTAGGTGCAAGTGCTTGGACAAATAACGACCAAGAACGCGATCGCCTCATTGAAGAAATCGAAGCAGGAGCCGTATTTATCAACAGCATGGTTAAATCTGACCCCAGTTTACCCTTTGGTGGCATTAAGCGTTCTGGATACGGCAGAGAATTGAGTATTCAAGGTATACATGAGTTCGTCAATCTTAAGACCGTTTGGGTGCAGTAG
- the petL gene encoding cytochrome b6-f complex subunit PetL, which produces MFGVIAYVAFLAIFMGVAVGLLFGLRSAKII; this is translated from the coding sequence ATGTTTGGAGTAATAGCTTATGTTGCCTTTTTGGCAATATTCATGGGTGTAGCCGTAGGTCTGCTGTTTGGTTTACGTTCGGCTAAGATCATTTAA